A part of Betaproteobacteria bacterium genomic DNA contains:
- the rplX gene encoding 50S ribosomal protein L24: MSKIKKGDQVVVLTGKDKGKRGTVLRVVPEVERAVVEGINRVKKHAKPNPMKGITGGIVEKEMPIHVSNIAIFNPATSKADRIGYKTLDDKRKVRVFRSNGEVVDA; encoded by the coding sequence ATGAGCAAGATCAAAAAAGGCGATCAGGTTGTCGTCCTCACAGGCAAAGACAAAGGCAAACGCGGCACCGTGTTGCGCGTGGTTCCTGAGGTCGAGCGTGCCGTGGTGGAAGGCATCAATCGCGTCAAGAAACACGCCAAGCCGAACCCGATGAAGGGGATAACGGGCGGAATCGTCGAGAAGGAAATGCCGATTCACGTTTCCAATATCGCCATTTTCAATCCGGCGACCAGCAAAGCGGACCGCATTGGATACAAGACCCTGGACGACAAGCGCAAAGTGCGAGTGTTTCGTTCCAACGGCGAAGTTGTCGACGCGTAA
- the rplE gene encoding 50S ribosomal protein L5, which produces MTRLQTHYKEVVAPALIKQFGYKSTMEVPRISKITLNMGVGEAVADKKIMDHAVGDMKKIAGQKPVVTLSKKSIAGFKIRDGYPIGCMVTLRANRMYEFLDRLITVSLPRVRDFRGISGRSFDGRGNYNMGIKEQIIFPEIEYDKIDALRGMNISITTTAKTDAEAKALLAAFKFPFRG; this is translated from the coding sequence ATGACTCGACTGCAAACACATTACAAGGAAGTTGTGGCGCCGGCGCTGATCAAGCAATTCGGCTACAAGTCCACGATGGAAGTTCCGCGCATCTCCAAGATCACCCTGAACATGGGTGTGGGCGAAGCGGTGGCCGACAAGAAAATCATGGATCACGCCGTGGGCGACATGAAGAAGATCGCTGGCCAGAAGCCTGTCGTGACGCTGTCGAAGAAATCGATCGCCGGCTTCAAGATTCGCGACGGTTACCCGATCGGCTGCATGGTTACCCTGCGCGCGAATCGCATGTATGAATTCCTTGATCGCCTGATTACCGTGTCACTGCCGCGCGTGCGCGACTTCCGCGGTATCTCGGGCCGCTCTTTCGATGGTCGTGGCAATTACAACATGGGCATTAAAGAGCAGATCATTTTCCCGGAAATCGAGTACGACAAGATTGACGCATTGCGCGGCATGAATATCTCGATTACCACCACCGCGAAGACGGATGCAGAAGCCAAGGCATTGCTGGCGGCTTTCAAATTCCCGTTCCGAGGCTGA
- the rpsN gene encoding 30S ribosomal protein S14, translating to MAKLALINRQDKREKLVKKFSAKRAALLKIINDQSIPEEDRYQARLKLQALPRNANPTRLRNRCALTGRPRGVYSKFGLGRNKLREIAMRGEVPGLVKASW from the coding sequence ATGGCTAAACTCGCTCTCATCAACCGTCAGGACAAACGCGAAAAGCTGGTCAAGAAGTTTTCGGCCAAGCGCGCGGCACTCCTGAAAATCATCAACGACCAAAGCATTCCGGAAGAAGATCGCTATCAGGCTCGCCTGAAGCTGCAAGCACTGCCGCGCAATGCCAACCCGACGCGCCTGCGCAATCGTTGTGCGCTTACCGGTCGGCCACGTGGCGTATATAGCAAGTTTGGCCTGGGTCGAAACAAATTGCGTGAAATCGCTATGCGCGGCGAAGTGCCGGGCCTGGTGAAAGCAAGCTGGTAA
- the rpsH gene encoding 30S ribosomal protein S8 yields MSMSDPIADMLTRIRNAQQSEKVDVTMPASKVKSAIAKVLKDEGYIEDFAIRTIEGKNELNVSLKYYAGKPVIEKIERISRPGLRVYRGREDIKPVMNGLGVAIVSTSQGVMTDRKARATGVGGEVLCIVV; encoded by the coding sequence ATGAGCATGAGTGATCCGATCGCCGATATGCTGACTCGCATTCGTAATGCGCAGCAGTCGGAAAAGGTCGACGTGACAATGCCCGCTTCGAAAGTGAAGTCGGCCATTGCAAAGGTATTGAAGGACGAAGGCTACATTGAAGACTTCGCCATTCGTACCATCGAAGGCAAAAACGAACTGAACGTCAGCCTCAAGTATTACGCTGGCAAGCCGGTGATCGAAAAGATCGAGCGCATCTCGCGCCCTGGCCTGCGCGTGTACCGCGGACGTGAAGATATCAAACCCGTCATGAACGGACTGGGCGTGGCGATTGTATCCACCTCCCAGGGCGTCATGACCGATCGCAAAGCGCGTGCTACCGGTGTTGGTGGCGAAGTGCTCTGCATCGTGGTGTAA
- the rplF gene encoding 50S ribosomal protein L6: protein MSRVGKLPIIVPAKVEITLAENEITVKGPLGTLKQASSRDVTVKKDGDKLVFEAVGNSKQANAMSGTMRALVANMVTGVEKGFERKLNLVGVGYKAQAQGVKLNLTLGFSHPIVHSMPDGVKCETPVPTEILIKGVDKQKVGQVAAIVRGYRPPEPYKGKGVRYSDEKITLKETKKK from the coding sequence ATGTCACGCGTAGGCAAGCTCCCCATCATCGTTCCCGCGAAAGTGGAAATCACACTGGCGGAAAACGAGATTACGGTAAAAGGTCCACTCGGCACGCTGAAGCAGGCTTCTTCCCGTGATGTCACCGTCAAAAAAGATGGCGACAAACTGGTGTTCGAAGCGGTTGGCAACAGCAAGCAAGCCAATGCGATGTCCGGCACCATGCGCGCCCTGGTTGCCAACATGGTCACCGGCGTCGAAAAAGGATTTGAACGGAAACTGAATCTGGTCGGCGTGGGCTACAAGGCGCAAGCGCAAGGTGTAAAGCTGAACCTGACGCTTGGGTTTTCGCACCCGATCGTGCACTCCATGCCTGATGGCGTGAAATGCGAGACACCGGTGCCGACAGAGATTCTCATCAAGGGCGTGGACAAGCAAAAGGTTGGTCAGGTCGCTGCCATTGTTCGCGGTTATCGTCCTCCCGAGCCATATAAAGGCAAGGGCGTACGTTACTCCGACGAGAAGATCACCCTCAAAGAGACGAAGAAGAAGTAA
- the rplR gene encoding 50S ribosomal protein L18, translating to MEKKISRLRRAAKTRATIARLKAVRMTVHRTNTHIYAQILDASGAKVLAAASTAEKEVRGQVKSGSNKDAAVLVGKRIAERAKAAGVSTVAFDRSGFAYHGRVKALAEAAREAGLTF from the coding sequence ATCGAAAAGAAAATTTCCCGTTTGCGTCGTGCCGCGAAAACCCGCGCCACCATCGCACGTTTAAAAGCGGTTCGCATGACCGTTCACCGCACCAATACGCACATCTATGCGCAGATCCTCGACGCCAGTGGCGCCAAGGTGCTGGCGGCGGCCTCTACCGCCGAAAAAGAAGTGCGCGGCCAAGTCAAGAGCGGCAGCAACAAGGATGCAGCGGTGCTGGTAGGCAAGCGTATCGCCGAGCGCGCGAAGGCGGCCGGTGTGTCCACGGTTGCATTTGATCGTTCGGGCTTCGCGTATCACGGTCGCGTCAAGGCGCTGGCCGAGGCGGCTCGTGAAGCCGGCCTAACGTTCTAA
- the rpsE gene encoding 30S ribosomal protein S5 has product MARSDQQEDKGDGLREKMISVNRVTKVVKGGRILGFAALTVVGDGDGSIGMGKGKSREVPVAVQKAMEMARRKLVKIPLNNGTLHHTVIGKHGGTKVFMQPAAEGNGIKAGGAMRAVFEVMGITNVSAKCHGSTNPYNVVRATLDGLLQISRPSEIAAKRGKTVEEILG; this is encoded by the coding sequence ATGGCAAGAAGCGATCAGCAAGAAGACAAAGGCGACGGCCTTCGCGAGAAGATGATCTCGGTAAACCGCGTCACCAAAGTGGTGAAGGGCGGTCGTATCCTGGGATTCGCCGCATTGACCGTGGTCGGTGATGGAGATGGTTCCATCGGCATGGGCAAGGGCAAATCGCGTGAAGTACCAGTTGCGGTACAAAAAGCGATGGAAATGGCCCGCCGCAAGCTGGTCAAGATCCCGCTAAATAACGGCACGCTACATCACACGGTGATCGGCAAGCACGGCGGTACCAAGGTATTCATGCAGCCTGCCGCTGAAGGTAACGGTATCAAAGCTGGCGGTGCCATGCGCGCGGTGTTCGAAGTGATGGGTATCACCAACGTTTCAGCCAAATGCCACGGCTCCACCAATCCTTACAACGTGGTTCGCGCCACGCTGGATGGCTTGCTGCAAATCAGCCGTCCTTCGGAAATCGCTGCCAAGCGCGGCAAGACCGTTGAAGAAATTCTCGGTTAA
- the rpmD gene encoding 50S ribosomal protein L30: MSTQKTISVKLIKSTIGRLEAHKACIRGLGLRKIHQTVTVIDTPSNRGMINKVSYLLQVAA; encoded by the coding sequence ATGTCCACCCAGAAAACCATCAGCGTCAAATTGATCAAGAGCACCATCGGTCGACTCGAAGCGCACAAGGCGTGCATTCGTGGCTTGGGCTTGAGAAAAATCCACCAGACCGTCACTGTCATTGATACGCCGTCGAACCGCGGCATGATTAACAAAGTGAGCTACCTGCTCCAGGTTGCTGCCTAA
- the rplO gene encoding 50S ribosomal protein L15, with protein MELNTIKPAEGSKKNRRRVGRGIGSGLGKTAGRGHKGQKSRSGGFHKVGFEGGQMPLQRRLPKRGFISLTRYDTAQVRLSEIAKMPVETIDLAALKQAGFVPHGALAAKVILSGKLEKKVKLVGIAATKGAKAAIEAAGGSIEAEPQAAAAAPQA; from the coding sequence ATGGAATTGAACACCATCAAGCCCGCTGAGGGCTCCAAAAAGAACCGTCGTCGCGTTGGTCGCGGTATTGGTTCGGGCCTGGGAAAAACGGCTGGTCGTGGCCATAAGGGCCAGAAATCCCGTTCGGGTGGCTTTCACAAAGTTGGATTTGAAGGCGGCCAAATGCCGCTGCAACGTCGCTTGCCGAAGCGCGGATTCATTTCGCTGACGCGTTACGACACCGCACAGGTTCGCTTGTCGGAAATCGCCAAGATGCCGGTTGAGACTATTGACCTTGCCGCATTGAAGCAGGCAGGTTTTGTACCACACGGGGCATTGGCTGCAAAAGTCATCCTGTCCGGAAAGCTTGAGAAAAAAGTAAAGCTGGTGGGTATCGCTGCCACAAAGGGTGCCAAGGCGGCCATTGAAGCGGCGGGCGGCTCCATTGAGGCCGAACCACAAGCGGCCGCTGCGGCACCGCAGGCTTAA
- the secY gene encoding preprotein translocase subunit SecY, producing MASNPLAAMGKMSDLKRRLVFLVLALIVFRIGTHIPVPGINPVELAKLFDTAGGGILGMFNMFSGGALSRFSVFALGIMPYISASIIMQLLTVVYAPLEAIKKEGEAGRRKITQYTRYGTVALALFQGVGISIALESQPGLVIDAGMAFRLTTVITLVCGTMFLMWLGEQITERGVGNGISLIIFAGIVAGLPSAIGGTLELARTGAMSIPVVLGIVILVVGVTFLVVFVERGQRKILVNYAKRQVGNKLYGGQSSHLPLKLNMSGVIPPIFASSIILFPATVAGWFGQSDNMTWLKDIGAALSPGQPLYTILYAAAIIFFCFFYTALVFNSKETADNLKKSGAFVPGIRPGEQTARYIDKILMRLTLTGAFYITLVCLLPEFLRLQYNVPFYFGGTSLLIIVVTTMDFMAQLQAYMMSHQYEGLLKKANFKGAGFPVR from the coding sequence TTGGCTTCCAACCCCCTAGCGGCAATGGGCAAGATGAGCGACCTGAAACGCCGACTGGTGTTCCTGGTGCTGGCGCTTATCGTCTTCCGCATTGGTACGCACATTCCCGTGCCGGGAATCAATCCGGTGGAATTGGCCAAACTGTTCGACACGGCAGGCGGTGGCATCCTTGGTATGTTCAATATGTTCTCGGGTGGTGCGCTGTCGCGTTTCTCGGTGTTCGCACTGGGGATCATGCCGTACATTTCGGCATCGATCATCATGCAACTCCTGACAGTCGTTTACGCGCCACTGGAAGCAATCAAGAAGGAAGGCGAAGCCGGACGTCGCAAAATTACCCAGTACACCCGGTACGGCACCGTTGCATTGGCGCTGTTTCAGGGCGTGGGCATTTCGATTGCGCTGGAGTCGCAGCCGGGCCTGGTGATTGATGCCGGTATGGCATTCCGCCTGACCACGGTGATCACCCTGGTCTGCGGCACCATGTTCCTGATGTGGTTGGGTGAGCAAATTACCGAACGCGGTGTGGGCAATGGTATTTCGCTGATCATTTTCGCAGGCATTGTCGCGGGACTCCCTTCCGCCATCGGTGGCACGCTCGAATTGGCGCGCACCGGAGCGATGTCGATCCCGGTTGTTCTGGGTATTGTGATTCTGGTCGTCGGTGTAACGTTCCTCGTGGTATTTGTTGAGCGTGGCCAACGCAAGATTCTGGTGAATTACGCCAAACGCCAGGTCGGCAACAAATTGTATGGCGGTCAGTCCTCGCATTTGCCGTTGAAGCTCAACATGTCCGGCGTAATTCCGCCGATCTTTGCGTCTTCGATCATTCTGTTCCCGGCGACAGTTGCCGGCTGGTTTGGTCAAAGCGACAATATGACCTGGCTGAAAGATATCGGCGCGGCACTTTCACCTGGCCAGCCGCTTTATACGATTCTGTATGCAGCCGCGATCATCTTCTTCTGTTTTTTCTATACGGCCCTTGTGTTCAATTCCAAGGAAACGGCGGATAACCTGAAGAAGAGCGGTGCGTTTGTTCCGGGCATCCGTCCCGGCGAACAGACGGCGCGATATATCGACAAGATCCTGATGCGTCTTACTTTGACGGGGGCGTTCTATATCACGCTGGTGTGTTTGCTGCCCGAGTTCCTGCGTTTGCAATACAACGTGCCCTTTTACTTTGGTGGTACCTCATTGTTGATTATTGTGGTTACCACCATGGACTTCATGGCGCAGCTGCAGGCTTACATGATGTCGCACCAGTATGAGGGTTTGTTGAAGAAAGCCAATTTCAAAGGCGCCGGGTTTCCGGTCCGCTGA
- the infA gene encoding translation initiation factor IF-1: MSKEETIQMQGEIVETLPNAMFRVKLENGHIVLGHISGKMRMHYIRILPGDKVTVELTPYDLTKARITFRAK; the protein is encoded by the coding sequence ATGTCGAAAGAAGAAACGATCCAGATGCAGGGGGAAATTGTTGAAACACTTCCCAATGCAATGTTCCGGGTGAAATTGGAGAACGGCCACATTGTGTTGGGCCATATCTCCGGAAAAATGCGTATGCACTACATCCGCATTTTGCCTGGCGACAAAGTGACCGTAGAACTGACGCCCTACGATTTAACGAAAGCAAGAATCACCTTCCGCGCCAAGTAG
- the rpmJ gene encoding 50S ribosomal protein L36, whose product MRVQASVKKICRNCKLVRRKGVLRVICTDKRHKQRQG is encoded by the coding sequence ATGCGAGTTCAAGCATCGGTAAAAAAAATCTGTCGTAACTGCAAGCTGGTACGACGCAAGGGCGTGCTGCGCGTGATCTGTACAGACAAGCGCCATAAGCAGCGCCAAGGTTAA
- the rpsM gene encoding 30S ribosomal protein S13 — MARISGVNIPNHQHTEIALTAIYGIGRTSAQKICAAAGVKTSAKVKDLTDGEMDKLREQIAKLTVEGDLRREISMNIKRLMDLGCYRGTRHRKGLPLRGQRTRTNARTRKGPRKAIRLAK, encoded by the coding sequence ATGGCTCGTATTTCTGGCGTCAATATTCCCAATCATCAGCACACCGAAATCGCGTTGACCGCGATCTATGGCATCGGCCGCACCAGCGCACAAAAAATCTGTGCCGCCGCGGGCGTCAAAACCTCGGCGAAGGTCAAGGATCTGACCGATGGCGAGATGGACAAGCTGCGCGAGCAAATCGCCAAGCTGACGGTTGAGGGCGACCTCCGCCGTGAAATATCCATGAACATCAAGCGATTGATGGATCTTGGTTGTTACCGTGGCACGCGTCATCGCAAAGGCCTGCCGCTGCGTGGTCAGCGCACCCGCACCAACGCACGTACCCGCAAGGGCCCGCGCAAAGCCATTCGCTTGGCCAAATAA
- the rpsK gene encoding 30S ribosomal protein S11, whose translation MVKPTAATRVRKKVKKNVSEGIAHIHASFNNTIITITDRQGNALSWATSGGAGFKGSRKSTPFAAQVAAEAAGKAAQECGVKNLEVRIKGPGPGRESAVRALNALGIKILSIADVTPVPHNGCRPPKRRRM comes from the coding sequence ATGGTTAAGCCCACCGCTGCCACACGCGTACGCAAGAAGGTCAAGAAGAATGTGTCGGAAGGCATCGCACACATTCATGCGTCGTTCAATAACACCATCATCACCATTACCGATCGCCAGGGAAATGCGCTGTCTTGGGCAACCTCAGGCGGAGCGGGCTTCAAAGGCTCACGCAAATCCACGCCGTTCGCGGCGCAGGTAGCCGCCGAAGCTGCCGGCAAAGCCGCGCAGGAGTGTGGTGTAAAAAATCTGGAGGTACGCATCAAGGGCCCCGGCCCGGGCCGCGAGTCGGCAGTGCGTGCACTGAATGCCTTGGGCATCAAAATTTTGTCGATCGCTGACGTGACGCCGGTACCGCACAATGGTTGCCGCCCACCCAAGCGTCGCCGCATGTAA
- the rpsD gene encoding 30S ribosomal protein S4, whose protein sequence is MARYLGPKCKLSRREGTDLFLKSARRPLDSKCKLESRPGQHGAKQNRVSEYGTQLREKQKIRRMYGVLERQFRTYFAEAERRKGATGENLLQLLESRLDNAVYRMGFGSTRAEARQLVSHCAVQVNGKSVNIPSYLLKPADVVTLREKAQKQLRVQDSLKLAEANGFPSWVEVDSKKFSGVFKSMPDRAEFAADINEQLVVELYSK, encoded by the coding sequence GTGGCTCGTTATCTTGGTCCAAAATGTAAGCTCTCCCGTCGCGAGGGCACCGATCTTTTCCTGAAGAGCGCACGCCGTCCGCTCGATTCCAAGTGCAAACTTGAATCGCGTCCCGGACAGCATGGCGCGAAGCAAAATCGCGTGTCGGAATACGGCACGCAGTTGCGCGAAAAGCAGAAGATTCGCCGCATGTATGGCGTACTGGAACGTCAGTTCCGCACCTACTTCGCTGAAGCCGAGCGTCGCAAGGGCGCGACCGGTGAAAACCTGCTGCAGCTGCTGGAATCGCGTCTCGACAACGCCGTCTATCGCATGGGCTTCGGCTCCACGCGGGCGGAAGCGCGTCAGCTCGTTTCCCATTGCGCGGTGCAGGTTAACGGCAAGTCAGTGAACATTCCGTCTTATTTGCTCAAACCCGCCGATGTGGTAACCCTGCGTGAAAAGGCGCAAAAGCAGTTGCGCGTGCAGGACTCGCTCAAACTCGCTGAAGCCAACGGTTTCCCGAGCTGGGTGGAAGTCGACTCCAAGAAGTTTTCAGGCGTCTTCAAGTCCATGCCGGATCGCGCCGAATTTGCGGCCGACATCAACGAGCAACTCGTCGTCGAACTGTATTCCAAGTAA
- the rpoA gene encoding DNA-directed RNA polymerase subunit alpha, with protein MQSNATTFLKPRIIDVQNISPAHAKVVMEPFERGYGHTLGNALRRILLSSMPGYAPTEVKIAGVLHEYSTIEGVQEDVVDILLNLKGLVMKLHNRNEVTLKLKKGTAGAVTGADIEQTHDVEILNPDHVIAHLTKDGKLDMQIKIEKGRGYVAATARRADHDNRSIGAILLDASYSPVRRVSYAVESARVEQRTDLDRLVMDIETNGAIEPEEAVRYAARVLVDQLSVFADLQGTPMQTEEAKTPQIDPILLQPVDDLELTVRSANCLKAENIYYIGDLIQRTENELLKTPNLGRKSLNEIKEVLASKGLTLGMKLENWPAAGVTK; from the coding sequence ATGCAAAGTAATGCTACGACTTTCCTGAAGCCGCGCATCATCGACGTGCAAAACATTTCCCCGGCACATGCCAAGGTTGTGATGGAGCCGTTCGAGCGCGGCTATGGCCATACGCTGGGCAACGCCTTGCGCCGTATCCTGTTGTCTTCGATGCCGGGTTACGCCCCGACCGAAGTGAAGATCGCCGGTGTGCTTCACGAGTACTCCACCATTGAAGGCGTGCAGGAAGATGTGGTCGACATCCTGCTGAACCTCAAGGGCTTGGTGATGAAGCTGCATAACCGTAACGAAGTCACGCTGAAGCTGAAAAAAGGCACGGCGGGCGCGGTCACGGGCGCGGACATCGAGCAGACGCATGATGTTGAGATTCTGAATCCCGATCACGTCATTGCCCATCTGACCAAGGATGGCAAACTCGACATGCAGATCAAGATTGAAAAAGGCCGTGGCTATGTTGCCGCCACCGCGCGCCGCGCCGACCACGATAACCGTTCCATCGGCGCCATCCTGCTTGACGCATCGTATTCGCCGGTTCGCCGTGTGTCCTATGCCGTCGAAAGCGCGCGCGTTGAACAGCGTACCGATCTGGATAGACTGGTGATGGATATCGAAACCAACGGCGCGATTGAGCCAGAAGAAGCGGTTCGGTACGCCGCCCGTGTGCTGGTCGATCAACTGTCTGTGTTCGCTGATCTGCAAGGCACGCCGATGCAGACCGAAGAAGCCAAGACACCGCAGATCGATCCGATCCTGCTGCAACCGGTTGACGATCTTGAGCTCACGGTACGTTCCGCCAACTGCCTCAAGGCCGAAAATATTTACTACATCGGTGATTTGATCCAGCGTACCGAAAACGAACTGCTGAAGACCCCGAATCTGGGTCGCAAGTCACTCAACGAAATCAAGGAAGTCCTCGCCAGCAAGGGACTGACCCTAGGCATGAAACTGGAGAATTGGCCAGCCGCCGGCGTCACGAAATAA
- the rplQ gene encoding 50S ribosomal protein L17, whose translation MRHRHGLKKLNKTSSHRLAMFRNMTNSLLKHEVIKTTLPKAKALRKVFEPIITLGKEPTLANRRLAFNRLRDRDMVTKLFDELGPRYKARNGGYMRILKFGFRVGDNAPMALVELVDRPEISEAPKTETTGE comes from the coding sequence ATGAGACATCGTCACGGATTAAAGAAGTTAAATAAAACCTCGTCGCATCGCCTGGCCATGTTTCGCAACATGACCAATTCATTGTTGAAGCACGAAGTCATCAAGACCACACTGCCGAAAGCCAAGGCGCTACGCAAAGTGTTCGAACCCATCATTACATTGGGCAAGGAACCGACGCTGGCCAATCGCCGCCTCGCTTTCAACCGCCTGCGCGATCGCGACATGGTCACCAAGTTGTTCGACGAACTTGGCCCGCGTTACAAAGCCCGCAACGGCGGCTACATGCGCATCCTGAAGTTCGGTTTCCGCGTCGGCGACAATGCACCGATGGCACTGGTTGAGCTGGTGGATCGTCCGGAAATTTCGGAAGCACCGAAGACGGAAACGACAGGCGAGTAA
- a CDS encoding trypsin-like peptidase domain-containing protein, producing the protein MKGRTVRVMGVLCVHICSALTVAGLASVAYGQNAKSVFEKVAPSIVVINKIDGSAQGSGVVIARDESSLSTTVTIATNCHLVGEDRTLTIIRGERTAPAEVLRKYQKRDICILTAQADLPVAPMRSVQTLKIGEKVFAVGAPRGLELSISDGIVSQLRNVAGENVPTIQTNAAISPGSSGGGLFDEQGKLLGLTSFYVKSSQNLNFAAPSDWLQEALEAKKVPLHELASDSQVPRPRDLIDRTCGWQLVAQSDALQFYLDPCEVKKYERLVLAWRLQSPQKDRPGTPISNTSEKLRIAYDCDIQRNAVIGIIQYSEPMGKGDILLQTKSRPEPDWKFEDVVPGSINANVLSWACSLAGPNQRKPAGLE; encoded by the coding sequence TTGAAGGGCCGTACTGTGCGGGTCATGGGCGTTTTGTGCGTGCATATTTGTTCCGCGTTAACCGTCGCCGGACTCGCATCCGTTGCGTACGGTCAAAATGCAAAGAGCGTCTTTGAAAAGGTCGCGCCGTCGATTGTCGTCATCAATAAGATAGACGGTTCCGCGCAAGGAAGCGGGGTTGTCATCGCGCGCGACGAGTCGAGCCTTTCAACAACGGTAACGATTGCGACCAACTGCCATTTGGTCGGCGAGGATCGAACACTGACCATTATCCGCGGGGAACGCACGGCGCCGGCGGAGGTATTGAGAAAATACCAAAAAAGGGATATCTGCATCCTTACCGCGCAGGCCGATCTGCCGGTCGCGCCAATGCGTTCTGTCCAAACCCTGAAAATCGGCGAGAAGGTTTTTGCCGTTGGCGCGCCACGCGGCCTCGAACTCTCGATCTCGGATGGCATCGTTTCACAACTCAGAAATGTCGCGGGTGAAAATGTACCTACTATTCAAACGAACGCCGCCATATCGCCGGGTTCGAGCGGCGGAGGCCTTTTCGACGAGCAAGGCAAACTGTTGGGGCTTACTTCATTTTATGTAAAGTCTTCGCAGAATCTCAACTTCGCCGCGCCGTCCGACTGGCTACAGGAAGCATTGGAGGCAAAGAAGGTTCCGCTGCATGAGCTGGCGAGTGATTCCCAGGTTCCGCGACCGCGGGACCTCATCGATCGAACTTGCGGATGGCAACTGGTTGCGCAGTCCGACGCGCTGCAGTTCTACCTCGATCCATGCGAGGTGAAAAAATATGAACGTCTTGTCCTGGCATGGCGGCTGCAATCGCCGCAAAAGGATCGGCCAGGCACGCCAATCAGCAACACTTCAGAGAAGCTGCGTATCGCGTATGACTGCGACATTCAGCGTAATGCCGTGATCGGAATTATCCAGTACTCGGAGCCGATGGGAAAGGGCGACATCCTGTTGCAGACCAAATCCCGGCCGGAGCCTGACTGGAAATTCGAGGACGTCGTTCCCGGCTCAATAAACGCGAATGTTCTCTCGTGGGCGTGCAGTCTTGCCGGCCCCAATCAGCGCAAGCCCGCGGGGCTCGAATAG
- a CDS encoding VOC family protein: protein MAIDHIDHFVLTVASIDATCAFYSRVLGMDVARFESMGTPRVALTFGNQKINLHQADAVPDPNVLKPTLGAADFCLITKTPMDEVCAHLARENVVVILGPVQRTGARGKILSVYVRDPDLNLVEISNDLAI, encoded by the coding sequence ATTGCGATCGACCACATCGACCATTTCGTCCTTACTGTCGCCAGCATTGACGCCACCTGCGCGTTCTATTCTCGCGTGCTCGGAATGGACGTCGCACGTTTCGAATCGATGGGCACGCCACGTGTCGCGCTCACGTTTGGCAATCAAAAAATCAATCTGCATCAAGCCGATGCCGTACCCGATCCGAATGTACTGAAGCCCACGCTTGGCGCGGCGGACTTCTGCCTGATCACAAAGACGCCGATGGACGAAGTTTGCGCGCACCTCGCGCGGGAAAACGTGGTGGTCATCCTCGGGCCAGTGCAACGCACGGGCGCGAGGGGAAAGATTCTCTCGGTTTATGTTCGCGATCCGGATTTGAATCTGGTGGAGATTTCGAACGATCTTGCCATATAG